Genomic segment of Hymenobacter aquaticus:
CACTACCGACGCGGCGGCTACCGGGGCGCGGCCGGGCTGCAAGGGGCGAGTTGGTCAGCCGGGTTTTACTACCTTTAACATCAGCTACTTTACCCCCGCCGTATGTCCTTGCCTTCTTCAGATCTTGTGTCGCCCATGCAAGCCGCTGACTATCAGCAGAAAATCAAGCAGGTGTTTGCGGAAGTCGGGAAGGTGGTGGTGGGGCAGCACTACATGGTGGGCCGGCTGCTCATCGGGTTGTGCACCGGCGGCCACATTCTGCTCGAAGGCGTGCCGGGTCTGGCCAAAACTCTGACAATCAGTACTCTGTCGAAGGTCTTGCACCTGCCGTTTCAGCGCGTGCAGTTCACCCCCGACCTGCTGCCTTCCGACCTGGTGGGCACCATGATTTACAACCAGAACCAGTCGGTATTTGAGGTGAAGAAAGGGCCGATTTTCGCCAACCTGGTGCTGGCCGACGAAATCAACCGCTCCCCGGCCAAGGTGCAGAGCGCCCTGCTCGAAGCCATGCAGGAAAAGCAGGTGACCATCGGCGAAACCACCTACCCGCTGGATCTGCCGTTTCTGGTGCTAGCCACCCAGAACCCGGTGGAGCAGGAGGGCACCTACCCGCTGCCCGAAGCCCAGGTCGACCGGTTTATGATGAAGGTCCACGTCGACTACCTCAAGAAGGCCGACGAGCTGGAAGTGATGCGCCGCATGGCCAACATGAGCTACGTGGGCGAGGTAAACGCCGTGCTGACCAAGGAGGACA
This window contains:
- a CDS encoding AAA family ATPase yields the protein MSLPSSDLVSPMQAADYQQKIKQVFAEVGKVVVGQHYMVGRLLIGLCTGGHILLEGVPGLAKTLTISTLSKVLHLPFQRVQFTPDLLPSDLVGTMIYNQNQSVFEVKKGPIFANLVLADEINRSPAKVQSALLEAMQEKQVTIGETTYPLDLPFLVLATQNPVEQEGTYPLPEAQVDRFMMKVHVDYLKKADELEVMRRMANMSYVGEVNAVLTKEDIFAIRSMINQVQISETLEKYIIELVFATRKPADYDLAEFAQYVQFGVSPRASIALHRAAKAVAFFDDRDYVLPEDIKDVAGDVLNHRILLNYEAEADGVRTQDLIEAILRKVPIS